One Drosophila willistoni isolate 14030-0811.24 chromosome XL unlocalized genomic scaffold, UCI_dwil_1.1 Seg142, whole genome shotgun sequence genomic region harbors:
- the LOC6652993 gene encoding homeotic protein female sterile isoform X7 has translation MSSSTAASTTTTTTSSSSSSVAAGGGAGGTAAATTTNDQPQPPHQQPPPRYEPPVEPINGIVQPPVVPPAERPGRNTNQLQYLIKTVMKVIWKHHFSWPFQQPVDAKKLNLPDYHKIIKQPMDMGTIKKRLENNYYWSAKEAILDFNTMFNNCYVYNKPGEDVVVMAQTLEKVFLQKIESMPKEELELEPVTAKGGKKKQRTPATPKAAGSGGGGGGGSVGAVPTSSSSSSSNNKLPTAGQSSGGGSGGGSSSGGAAAARPVSSLGGTVSSTAGGGGVGVAPSIPPISTMPPHSVPGSTNTTTTAMGAAGGAAAGAGHSVALMASLLQQQPSSAYPGANQSSAVVNSSSLLDGSTAAVIPGGGAAAGQLSAAAVATANAVQAYVNSTAGVGVNVGVGVGVDGAVIPPQQPAKLKKGVKRKADTTTPTANAFESPYAQMDSKSAKIATRRESNRQDLTFQGSGGYPMSPLGVAGVPGVLLGPGVVGAGVGAAVGGIGMGGVGGVGGVMGSAGSKSKEKLSDALKSCNEILKELFSKKHSGYAWPFYKPVDAELLGLHDYHDIIKKPMDLGTVKRKMDNREYKSAPEFAADVRLIFTNCYKYNPPDHDVVAMGRKLQDVFEMRYANIPDEPVANAAHHSHSHGHGHGHGHGHGHGHGHSSHGHGHGHGGYSTTSLKHDASDSSSEDSSDTENESNSDEERSARLKMLESKLLGLQEEIRKLVEEASAKKKAKKKLKEKKKGMGPGSGAGSGAGGTTGGGAGGGNSATSGGGPSSMPVSVPASVAAAVATGGANLSALLSGSLVMGANSSAGGVNTPTSALHAHEMALAMSQLTGGAAGFNPANVAGAGGGGKAGTLAGALAAGAAAGAGGASSGGSSKGAKNKGQRGAKGAANAAAGGVGGAAAAAAAANMAAAVAGGGGSTTGSKRGKGGGGGSGAGNAAANAAGPGNAAGGGAGAGAGGARGSSKKKPSQVMNFDSEEEDTAKPMSYDEKRQLSLDINKLPGDKLGRVVHIIQNREPSLRDSNPDEIEIDFETLKPSTLRELESYVASCLRKKTRKPYYKKPSGKSKDDQMAEKKQELEKRLQDVTVQLGASKKTTKKDENTSNKVEAVQPTNPVSSSSSSSDSSSSSSSDSSSSDSSDSEAG, from the exons ATGTCGTCATCCACAGCAGCGTCAACAACAACCACCaccacatcatcatcatcatcatcggtGGCGGCGGGAGGTGGAGCTGGTGGTACAGCCGCAGCAACAACGACAAATGACCAACCACAACCGCCACATCAACAGCCTCCACCGCGTTATGAACCTCCTGTGGAGCCAATTAATGGCATTGTCCAGCCTCCAGTAGTTCCGCCAGCGGAACGGCCTGGTCGGAATACAAATCAACTgcaatatttaataaaaaccgTTATGAAAGTCATCTGGAAACATCATTTCTCGTGGCCCTTCCAACAGCCGGTCGATGctaagaaattaaatttacccGATTACCATAAGATAATCAAGCAACCTATGGATATGGGTACGATAAAGAAACGTTTGGAGAACAATTATTATTGGTCGGCGAAGGAGGCGATACTTGACTTTAATACAATGTTCAATAATTGTTATGTGTATAACAAACCTGGAGAGGACGTTGTTGTAATGGCACAAACGTTGGAAAAAGTATTCCTGCAAAAAATTGAATCAATGCCTAAAGAGGAATTGGAACTGGAGCCGGTAACTGCAAAGGGTGGGAAAAAGAAGCAACGCACACCAGCCACACCCAAAGCAGCAGGcagtggaggaggaggaggaggcggaAGTGTTGGAGCAGTGCCCACTAGCAGTAGTAGCAGTAGCTCAAATAATAAGTTACCCACAGCTGGTCAATCTTCTGGAGGAGGAAGTGGTGGTGGTAGTAGTAGTGGAGGAGCAGCTGCCGCTCGACCCgtttcctctttgggtggcACTGTTTCATCAacagcaggaggaggaggagtggGAGTCGCACCGTCCATACCACCGATCAGCACAATGCCACCGCATTCCGTACCCGGTAGCACTAATACCACCACCACAGCCATGGGAGCAGctggaggagcagcagctGGAGCTGGGCATTCTGTGGCCCTTATGGCCAGCCTTCTTCAACAGCAGCCATCATCCGCCTATCCCGGTGCTAATCAATCATCCGCTGTGGTCAACAGCTCCTCCCTTTTAGATGGCTCAACGGCGGCCGTAATACCCGGCGGAGGAGCGGCAGCAGGTCAATTATCAGCCGCTGCTGTGGCCACTGCCAATGCCGTACAAGCCTACGTTAATAGCACGGCCGGAGTTGGTGTCAATGTAGGCGTCGGAGTGGGTGTTGATGGCGCCGTTATACCACCCCAGCAACCAGCCAAACTGAAGAAGGGCGTCAAACGGAAGGCGGACACAACGACACCCACGGCGAATGCATTTGAATCGCCTTACGCCCAAATGGATTCCAAATCGGCAAAAATAGCAACAAGACGGGAGTCAAATCGTCAG GATCTTACATTCCAGGGCTCGGGTGGTTATCCCATGTCACCACTGGGTGTGGCCGGTGTGCCCGGTGTCCTATTGGGACCAGGCGTTGTTGGAGCTGGTGTTGGTGCCGCTGTCGGTGGCATCGGTATGGGTGGAGTTGGTGGTGTCGGCGGTGTAATGGGCAGCGCCGGTTCGAAATCAAAGGAAAAACTATCGGATGCTCTCAAGTCATGCAATGAGATCCTTAAGGAGCTATTCTCAAAGAAGCATTCCGGTTATGCTTGGCCCTTCTATAAGCCGGTGGATGCGGAACTGTTAGGCCTCCATGATTATCATGATATCATCAAGAAGCCAATGGATTTGGGTACTGTGAAGCGGAAAATGGACAATCGGGAGTACAAGAGTGCGCCGGAATTCGCGGCCGATGTGCGATTGATATTCACCAATTGCTACAAATACAATCCACCAGATCATGATGTCGTCGCAATGGGCAGAAAACTGCAGGATGTCTTTGAAATGCGCTACGCCAATATACCCGATGAGCCAGTGGCCAATGCGGCTCATCATAGTCACAGCCATGGACACGGTCATGGTCATGGGCATGGTCACGGGCATGGGCATGGTCACAGTAGTCATGGCCATGGACATGGTCATGGCGGCTATTCCACTACCAGCTTAAAGCACGATGCTAGCGATTCATCTAGCGAGGACTCAAGTGACACGGAAAATGAATCTAATTCCGATGAGGAAAGAAGTGCACGCTTAAAAATGCTGGAGTCCAAATTGTTGGGCCTGCAGGAGGAGATCCGTAAACTTGTCGAGGAGGCGTCTGCCAAAAAGAAGGCCAAGAAAAAACtcaaagaaaagaagaaggGCATGGGTCCGGGAAGCGGAGCTGGATCCGGTGCCGGTGGAACAACTGGCGGCGGTGCTGGCGGCGGCAATTCAGCTACCAGTGGAGGTGGACCATCATCCATGCCGGTCTCGGTGCCGGCCAGTGTGGCAGCGGCAGTGGCTACCGGTGGAGCCAATCTCTCTGCCCTGCTTAGCGGTAGTCTGGTCATGGGTGCCAATTCTAGTGCCGGTGGTGTGAACACACCAACATCTGCCCTGCATGCCCACGAAATGGCCTTGGCCATGAGCCAATTGACTGGCGGAGCTGCCGGCTTTAATCCAGCCAATGTGGCGGGTGCTGGCGGTGGTGGCAAGGCAGGTACATTGGCTGGAGCCTTAGCAGCCGGAGCAGCAGCTGGCGCTGGTGGTGCCTCTTCGGGTGGCAGTAGTAAAGGTGCTAAGAATAAGGGACAACGTGGCGCAAAGGGTGCGGCAAATGCGGCAGCCGGCGGCGTTGGCGgcgctgcagcagcagcggcagcggccaATATGGCAGCAGCTGTTGCTGGCGGTGGCGGATCAACGACTGGCTCTAAACGCGGCAaaggtggcggcggcggcagtggAGCGGGCAATGCTGCCGCCAATGCAGCCGGTCCTGGCAACGCTGCTGGTGGTGGAGCGGGAGCGGGCGCTGGTGGTGCACGCGGTAGTAGTAAAAAGAAGCCCAGTCAGGTGATGAATTTCGATTCCGAGGAGGAGGACACAGCGAAGCCAATGTCCTACGATGAGAAGCGACAACTCTCCTTGGATATCAATAAGCTGCCAG GCGACAAACTTGGCCGTGTGGTCCACATCATCCAGAATCGTGAACCATCGCTGCGCGACTCCAATCCCgatgaaattgaaatcgatTTCGAGACACTGAAGCCGTCGACGCTGCGCGAGCTAGAAAGCTATGTGGCGTCGTGTTTGCGCAAAAAAACACGTAAGCCATATT ATAAAAAGCCCTCGGGTAAATCTAAGGATGATCAGATGGCTGAAAAGAAACAAGAGCTGGAAAAACGTTTACAGGATGTAACCGTCCAGCTGGGAGCAAGCAAGAAAACCACCAAGAAAG ATGAAAATACTTCAAATAAGGTGGAAGCTGTTCAACCCACAAATCCCGTTTCATCAAGTTCAAGTTCCAGCGATTCGTCGTCATCGAGTTCGAGTGATAGCAGTTCGAGTGACTCAAGTGACAGTGAAGCAGGTTAG